Within uncultured Methanoregula sp., the genomic segment AATGCGCAATTTTGTCTCAGAGCGAGCCCGGGAGATCCCCCCGTCCGGTATCCGGAAGTTCTTCGATCTCGTGCTCACCATGGAAGATGTCATATCCCTCGGCGTTGGAGAACCCGACTTCCGCACACCGTGGAACATCTGCGAATCAAGTATTTACTCCATAGAGCAGGGAACCACCTCGTATACTTCGAACAAGGGACTCCAGTCCCTGCGCGACGCCCTTTCGCGTTATCTGGCCCAGCACTACCAGCTCAATTACAGTGGGGACGACGGGATCATTATTACAAGCGGGGTCTCGGAAGCTCTCGATATTGCCATCCGGGCAGTTGTTGACCCGGGCGACGAAGTGCTCATAGCCCAGCCGAGCTATGTCTCATACGCCCCCTGCGTCACCCTCTCGGGGGGGAAAGCAGTACCAGTGCGGTGTACTGAGAAGAATCACTTCAAGCTGAACGCCGATGCACTTGCGGAACAGATCACCAAAAAATCCAAGGCCCTGATCATCAATTTCCCGAATAACCCCACCGGCGCTGTCATGGAGGAGAGCGATCTCAAGGCCATTGCGGACCTGGTCATCGATCACGATCTCCTTCTCATCAGCGACGAAGTGTACGCGGAACTGACCTACGAGAAGCGCCACTGCGCCGCGGCAACCGTGAGCGATCTCCACGAGCGGACGATTACCCTCAATGGTTTCTCCAAAGCCTATGCCATGACCGGCTGGCGCATCGGGTACCTTTGTGCACCCAGGGAGCTCTGCGATGCAGCGCTGAAAATCCACCAGTACGTGATGCTCTGCGCTCCTGTAATGGGGCAGGTGGGAGCGCTCGAAGCCCTCCGGTCAGCGGAGGAGGATAAGAACAGCATGGTCAACGAGTACCGGCTCAGGCGCAACATGTTTGTTGCCGGCCTCAACCGCATCGGTCTTTCCTGTCATGTTCCGGAAGGGGCGTTTTACGCGTTCCCCTCTGTCAGGGAAACCGGGCTTTCCGACGTG encodes:
- a CDS encoding aminotransferase class I/II-fold pyridoxal phosphate-dependent enzyme; amino-acid sequence: MRNFVSERAREIPPSGIRKFFDLVLTMEDVISLGVGEPDFRTPWNICESSIYSIEQGTTSYTSNKGLQSLRDALSRYLAQHYQLNYSGDDGIIITSGVSEALDIAIRAVVDPGDEVLIAQPSYVSYAPCVTLSGGKAVPVRCTEKNHFKLNADALAEQITKKSKALIINFPNNPTGAVMEESDLKAIADLVIDHDLLLISDEVYAELTYEKRHCAAATVSDLHERTITLNGFSKAYAMTGWRIGYLCAPRELCDAALKIHQYVMLCAPVMGQVGALEALRSAEEDKNSMVNEYRLRRNMFVAGLNRIGLSCHVPEGAFYAFPSVRETGLSDVEFAERLLKEQRVAVVPGSVFGTGGEDHVRCAYAVSRKELSEALGRMETFLHEL